A section of the Methanococcus vannielii SB genome encodes:
- a CDS encoding beta-class carbonic anhydrase produces the protein MGENAKPKKKLAIVTCMDTRLVNFLSKKLGIEQGDAKVIKNAGNIITEDVIRSLVVAIYLLGVENIMVIGHTDCGMAAASFEDVRKKMVERGANPNFTPDFEAWLGRMNCEERNVIDGVGLLKEHPAIPKDVAIDGYLMNIESGKLINIA, from the coding sequence TTGGGAGAAAATGCAAAGCCTAAGAAAAAACTTGCAATTGTAACCTGTATGGACACCAGACTTGTAAATTTCCTTTCAAAAAAGCTTGGAATTGAACAAGGTGACGCAAAAGTAATAAAAAATGCAGGAAACATCATAACTGAAGATGTAATTCGCTCTCTCGTAGTTGCAATATACCTTTTAGGTGTTGAAAATATCATGGTGATTGGACATACTGACTGTGGAATGGCCGCTGCAAGTTTTGAAGATGTAAGAAAAAAGATGGTTGAAAGAGGGGCAAACCCAAATTTCACACCCGATTTTGAAGCATGGCTTGGCAGAATGAACTGTGAAGAAAGAAACGTTATAGATGGTGTAGGACTTCTAAAGGAACATCCTGCAATACCCAAAGATGTCGCAATTGATGGGTATCTTATGAATATTGAATCGGGAAAGTTAATTAATATAGCCTAA
- a CDS encoding formate/nitrite transporter family protein yields MVDINPPDKMVEIAGNVGQVKGSLSPSQLLVRGIMGGAYIAMGGGLATIVGTGIGEAMGLGFGKFMAAAVFPVGLIMIILTGMELVTGDMMLLPVAVFQKKASYAQLIKVWTCVYIGNLIGSLIYAAMMVFGPLQSIDAATGQLTVNSFGQAAIGTANAKVLPYMAGGAIGWFSALVKGIGCNWLVNLAVIGSMASTSVLGKVFMIWFPIMSFVATGFEHSVANMYFIPAGMMLGANITVLDWWIWNIIPVTIGNIIGAVLFVSMIYQFAYGKKI; encoded by the coding sequence ATGGTAGATATAAACCCGCCAGACAAAATGGTGGAAATTGCAGGAAATGTAGGTCAGGTAAAAGGAAGCTTATCCCCAAGTCAGCTCCTTGTAAGAGGAATAATGGGTGGAGCGTACATTGCAATGGGAGGTGGACTTGCCACTATTGTTGGAACTGGTATCGGTGAAGCAATGGGTCTTGGATTTGGTAAATTCATGGCAGCAGCAGTGTTCCCCGTTGGCCTTATAATGATTATTCTTACAGGTATGGAGCTTGTTACGGGGGACATGATGTTGTTACCTGTTGCTGTTTTTCAGAAAAAAGCATCCTATGCACAACTGATAAAAGTATGGACTTGTGTTTACATAGGTAACCTTATAGGTTCGTTAATATACGCTGCGATGATGGTATTTGGGCCATTACAATCTATTGATGCTGCAACAGGGCAGCTTACAGTAAATTCATTTGGTCAGGCCGCAATTGGCACTGCTAATGCTAAAGTTTTACCTTATATGGCAGGAGGTGCTATTGGATGGTTTTCAGCTCTCGTTAAGGGTATTGGATGTAACTGGCTAGTTAACCTTGCAGTTATTGGTTCAATGGCTTCAACAAGCGTTCTTGGAAAAGTATTCATGATATGGTTCCCAATAATGAGTTTCGTTGCGACAGGGTTTGAGCACTCAGTAGCAAACATGTACTTTATTCCTGCAGGAATGATGTTAGGTGCAAATATAACAGTACTCGACTGGTGGATTTGGAATATCATTCCAGTAACAATCGGAAACATAATTGGTGCTGTACTCTTTGTATCAATGATATACCAATTTGCATACGGTAAGAAAATCTAA